The following proteins come from a genomic window of Pirellula staleyi DSM 6068:
- a CDS encoding metalloregulator ArsR/SmtB family transcription factor, with protein MVTLLARKMLQENPESSSSDTTSSSAEGESLQAAAGNMPAETKESATTELQLLADEKARDLVQLFKLLADETRLRILYFLMQREELNVRTLCELLDQSQPAVSHHLALLRVAGIIECRRDGKHNFYHLVPKRFQTYLDLMFAVAPGQTRKLRVEDSLLTYARETRPAAT; from the coding sequence ATGGTTACTTTACTCGCGCGAAAAATGTTGCAAGAAAACCCCGAATCATCGTCGTCCGATACCACTTCGTCCTCTGCAGAAGGTGAAAGCCTCCAGGCAGCTGCGGGCAACATGCCTGCTGAGACGAAGGAATCCGCCACGACCGAACTACAACTCCTGGCCGATGAGAAGGCTCGCGATCTGGTTCAGCTGTTTAAGCTGCTGGCCGATGAAACGCGTCTTCGCATCCTCTACTTCCTGATGCAGCGCGAAGAACTCAATGTTCGGACGCTCTGCGAGTTGCTCGATCAAAGCCAGCCCGCGGTCAGCCATCACTTGGCGCTGCTGCGAGTGGCGGGAATCATCGAGTGCCGTCGCGACGGGAAGCACAACTTCTATCACCTCGTTCCCAAGCGTTTTCAGACCTACCTAGATCTGATGTTCGCTGTGGCGCCGGGGCAGACCCGCAAATTGCGTGTCGAAGATTCGCTACTGACCTACGCCCGCGAAACTCGCCCCGCTGCGACCTAA
- a CDS encoding ABC transporter permease subunit, whose translation MNLLLHFLSLLVKRIAWMALTLWVVFTISFLLMYSVPGGPFSSEKKLPPAIQRNIDAKYKFDDPLILQYRDLLLDYLRLDFRASFKIEDFTVNEIIAQSFPASAALGIISLTLALVVGMTAGVISAVNRNTPIDYFFMSIATLGIAIPLFVLSTIAVLVVVFGLGLLPPAGWGAMNQIILPACCLAAPYAAYIARLTRAGMLDVLSLDYIRTAYAKGLAPRTVIVRHALQGALLPVVSFIGPAAAGILTGSLVVERIFNIPGMGSFFVEAAQQRDYTLAMGMVMLYTFMVYLLNMMVDLSYAILDPRVKMS comes from the coding sequence GTGAACCTGCTCCTGCATTTCCTTTCGCTGCTGGTCAAACGCATCGCCTGGATGGCCCTCACGCTGTGGGTCGTCTTTACGATTTCGTTTCTGCTGATGTATAGCGTTCCTGGTGGTCCGTTCTCTTCGGAAAAGAAGCTCCCCCCTGCGATTCAGCGCAACATCGACGCGAAGTACAAATTCGATGATCCATTGATTCTGCAGTATCGCGATTTGCTCCTCGACTACTTGCGGCTCGACTTCCGCGCTAGTTTTAAGATCGAAGACTTCACCGTCAACGAGATCATTGCCCAAAGCTTTCCCGCCAGCGCGGCTCTCGGGATCATTTCATTGACACTCGCCCTCGTCGTTGGAATGACTGCGGGTGTGATTAGTGCCGTGAATCGCAACACACCAATCGACTACTTCTTCATGTCGATTGCCACGCTCGGAATCGCTATTCCGCTTTTCGTCCTCTCGACGATTGCGGTGCTGGTGGTGGTGTTTGGTCTCGGTTTACTCCCGCCAGCTGGCTGGGGGGCGATGAATCAGATCATCCTCCCTGCCTGCTGTTTGGCCGCCCCCTATGCCGCGTACATCGCGCGCCTCACACGCGCTGGCATGCTCGATGTGCTGAGCCTCGACTACATTCGGACCGCCTATGCCAAGGGGCTTGCGCCGCGGACTGTGATTGTTCGTCACGCGCTACAAGGAGCACTCTTGCCCGTGGTGTCGTTCATCGGCCCAGCAGCCGCTGGCATTCTGACGGGCTCCCTGGTGGTGGAACGGATTTTCAACATTCCCGGCATGGGAAGTTTTTTCGTCGAAGCGGCTCAGCAGCGCGACTACACCTTGGCGATGGGCATGGTGATGCTCTACACGTTCATGGTCTATTTGCTGAACATGATGGTCGACTTGTCGTACGCGATCCTCGATCCGCGCGTGAAGATGAGTTAG
- a CDS encoding site-specific DNA-methyltransferase, with amino-acid sequence MPRRIDKSAAKAPLSANSAPSNLVLHGDCEEHLKALPDSFVDCVVTSPPYFQQRDYEGESAQVGQEESPAEYVDRLTRIFSQVQRTLTARGTLWLVIGDKYQNGSQLGMPWRVALALIDSGWRLRSDCIWHKPNAMPSPVKNRPTTDHEYVFFFTKSADYFYDADAIREPHVTFSENSQMRGGRNHFGKRGGTPEAGKNGGSSNLHDGRWDQAFHPLGRNKRTVWSIPLSKNRDAHFAVFPESLVRTCISAGSPAGGLVLDPFAGSGTTLLVARELGRRYLGIDCAKEYVELIERRLAAEPTSKKSTKKRAAAK; translated from the coding sequence ATGCCACGACGGATCGATAAGAGCGCAGCGAAAGCTCCCCTCTCGGCGAACAGCGCGCCGTCGAACTTGGTGCTGCATGGCGACTGCGAGGAGCATCTAAAAGCATTGCCCGATAGTTTTGTCGATTGCGTCGTGACAAGTCCCCCGTACTTTCAGCAGCGCGACTACGAAGGGGAATCGGCCCAAGTTGGTCAGGAAGAATCGCCCGCGGAGTACGTCGACCGGCTCACGCGAATCTTTAGTCAGGTGCAGCGGACCCTCACCGCGCGCGGCACCCTTTGGCTGGTGATTGGCGACAAGTATCAAAACGGCTCGCAGCTCGGCATGCCGTGGCGCGTCGCTCTCGCGCTGATCGACAGTGGCTGGCGACTTCGGAGCGACTGCATCTGGCACAAACCCAACGCGATGCCCTCCCCGGTGAAGAATCGCCCCACCACCGACCATGAGTATGTGTTCTTCTTTACTAAGAGCGCCGACTATTTCTACGACGCCGACGCCATTCGCGAGCCCCACGTCACGTTCAGCGAGAATAGCCAAATGCGTGGTGGTCGCAATCACTTTGGTAAACGTGGCGGCACGCCTGAGGCAGGCAAAAACGGCGGCAGTTCGAACCTGCACGATGGCCGCTGGGATCAGGCGTTTCATCCGCTGGGGCGTAATAAACGAACCGTCTGGAGCATTCCCCTCTCAAAGAATCGCGACGCTCATTTCGCGGTCTTTCCCGAGTCGCTAGTGCGGACCTGCATTAGCGCTGGTTCGCCTGCTGGTGGACTCGTACTCGATCCTTTTGCCGGAAGTGGCACCACACTGCTGGTGGCACGTGAACTTGGGCGGCGTTATTTGGGGATCGACTGCGCGAAAGAATACGTCGAGCTCATCGAGCGACGCCTGGCAGCCGAACCGACCTCGAAGAAGTCGACTAAGAAACGCGCGGCAGCGAAATAG
- a CDS encoding ABC transporter ATP-binding protein: MTPANSSEKPSTTNTEPSNFVLIGRMMMLGWKYRWGCVRLLALQGLLLLTAIACLRLTGLGIDVVRFHAVPGAPPPSFPWWVQLFQTKSPMAQVAVIAAMVLVFELVRGALNYIYTLSAGYLVHARIVVDLRSAVYEKMQQLSFGFFDSNATGSIINRVTSDVQSVRAFVDGVLIQLVILLISLVGYVSYMSSIHVGLTVACLATTPLMWVVTAIFSYLTRPAYDRNRVLVDEVILNLAEYVQGVQVIKGFGREREEVKRFEHANREVQQQQHGIFWMVSLFGPSIGYMTQINLVILLAYGGWLVTQNQLALGSGLVVFAGLLQQFSSQVANLTNIANSVQQSLSGARRVFEVLDTPSSVRESDHPIDLPQVRGKIELANVSFAYPTGGTVLRNLDLVIEPGERIAILGATGSGKSSLLSLIARFYDPTTGTVLIDGHDARNLGLKQLRRQIGIVFQETFLFSNTVAANIAYGHPDATMDDVIRAAQVAAAHEFIVNLPNGYQTILGEGGFDLSGGQRQRLAIARAVLLDPAILLLDDPAAAIDPHTEHEILDAMQQAMEGRTTIVVAHRLSTLRSCDAVIVLDDGEIVQRGTHDSLFLEEGHYRDAATAQLSQASLLH, from the coding sequence TTGACCCCCGCGAACTCCTCTGAAAAGCCATCGACGACCAACACCGAGCCGAGCAACTTCGTGCTGATTGGCCGGATGATGATGCTGGGGTGGAAGTATCGCTGGGGCTGCGTTCGGCTGCTGGCTCTGCAGGGGCTGCTGCTGCTCACCGCGATTGCCTGCTTGCGATTGACCGGCCTTGGCATCGACGTCGTGCGGTTTCATGCCGTGCCGGGTGCCCCTCCCCCATCGTTTCCGTGGTGGGTGCAGCTGTTTCAAACCAAATCGCCGATGGCCCAGGTGGCTGTGATCGCCGCCATGGTGCTGGTGTTCGAACTGGTACGAGGCGCGCTCAACTATATCTATACGCTCTCGGCCGGCTATCTGGTGCATGCCCGGATCGTCGTCGACCTCCGCTCGGCGGTGTACGAGAAGATGCAGCAGCTGTCGTTCGGTTTTTTTGACTCCAACGCCACAGGCTCGATTATCAACCGCGTGACGAGCGACGTGCAAAGCGTGCGGGCGTTTGTCGATGGGGTGCTGATTCAGCTCGTGATTCTGCTGATCTCGCTGGTGGGCTATGTCTCGTACATGTCGAGCATTCATGTCGGGCTGACAGTCGCCTGCCTCGCCACCACCCCATTGATGTGGGTGGTCACCGCGATCTTCTCTTACCTAACTCGCCCTGCTTATGACCGCAATCGAGTGCTGGTCGATGAAGTGATCCTGAACCTGGCCGAGTATGTGCAAGGTGTGCAGGTGATTAAGGGATTTGGCCGCGAACGCGAGGAAGTGAAGCGGTTCGAGCATGCCAATCGCGAGGTGCAACAGCAGCAGCACGGCATTTTCTGGATGGTGAGTCTGTTCGGCCCCTCGATTGGCTATATGACCCAAATTAACCTAGTGATTCTGCTGGCCTACGGCGGCTGGCTCGTCACGCAAAATCAACTGGCGCTCGGTAGTGGGCTGGTGGTGTTTGCCGGGCTGTTGCAGCAGTTCTCGAGTCAGGTGGCGAACCTCACCAACATTGCCAATAGCGTGCAGCAGAGTCTCAGCGGGGCTCGTCGCGTGTTCGAGGTGCTCGATACCCCCAGCAGCGTGCGCGAAAGCGATCACCCCATCGACTTGCCGCAGGTGCGTGGCAAGATCGAGCTGGCGAACGTTTCGTTTGCCTATCCGACAGGCGGAACCGTGCTGCGGAATCTCGATTTGGTGATTGAGCCGGGGGAGCGAATTGCGATTCTGGGAGCGACCGGTTCCGGGAAAAGCTCGCTTTTGTCGCTGATCGCACGGTTCTACGATCCGACAACGGGCACTGTGCTGATCGATGGGCACGACGCCCGCAACTTGGGGCTGAAACAGCTAAGGCGTCAGATTGGCATCGTGTTTCAAGAGACCTTCCTGTTCAGCAACACCGTGGCGGCGAACATTGCCTACGGCCATCCCGACGCCACCATGGACGACGTAATTCGCGCGGCGCAAGTTGCTGCAGCGCATGAATTTATCGTCAACCTGCCCAATGGTTATCAAACCATCCTGGGGGAAGGTGGCTTCGACCTCTCGGGGGGACAGCGGCAGCGTTTAGCGATTGCGCGAGCCGTGCTGCTCGATCCAGCGATCTTGCTTTTGGACGATCCGGCGGCGGCGATCGATCCGCATACCGAGCACGAGATTCTCGACGCGATGCAGCAGGCGATGGAGGGCCGAACGACAATTGTCGTGGCGCACCGTCTAAGCACACTTCGATCGTGCGATGCCGTGATCGTGCTCGACGACGGCGAGATCGTGCAGCGTGGAACGCACGATTCACTGTTCCTCGAAGAGGGCCATTATCGCGACGCAGCGACGGCTCAACTGTCGCAAGCATCGCTGCTTCACTAG
- a CDS encoding Imm51 family immunity protein, whose protein sequence is MAKKVGAELHTGYDSSMAFGIVVSDAVKRVRTSVGALKTSKTVDEFALGAIHALAKLCKGETMDLFGLYKIEAAEWQTQVKDWLARVQKKVPADSREAFVKNVEADMAVILKSASEMPEFMWRKDSLARTIEVSFPSQAALDTAMKAAEKKHPVELGSALAKYLDKCLANLVGKEAAVEPLEEEDESEDDDAEESSVSQTNVAMQLSIREDGSFSLSTDDFEPFSTPAFAEEDQEVTAYALETALERYLKKVKHPLRKELSFDSESSLFAASSDNAEAIGMLAQLLITFATSDELRGEWMRVDDA, encoded by the coding sequence ATGGCGAAAAAGGTGGGAGCCGAGTTGCATACGGGATACGACAGCTCGATGGCGTTTGGAATCGTGGTGTCGGACGCGGTGAAACGGGTGCGAACATCGGTCGGTGCCCTGAAGACGAGCAAAACGGTCGACGAGTTCGCGCTCGGGGCGATCCACGCACTGGCCAAGCTGTGCAAAGGGGAGACGATGGATTTATTCGGTCTCTACAAGATCGAAGCAGCTGAGTGGCAGACCCAGGTGAAGGACTGGCTCGCGCGGGTGCAAAAGAAGGTTCCAGCCGATTCGCGCGAGGCGTTTGTGAAAAACGTCGAAGCCGATATGGCCGTGATTCTGAAGTCGGCCAGCGAGATGCCCGAGTTTATGTGGCGTAAGGACTCGCTCGCGCGGACAATCGAGGTTTCGTTTCCGAGTCAGGCGGCGCTCGATACGGCGATGAAAGCAGCCGAGAAGAAACATCCGGTGGAACTTGGCAGCGCACTGGCCAAGTATCTCGACAAATGCCTCGCCAATCTCGTTGGTAAAGAGGCCGCAGTAGAGCCGTTGGAGGAGGAGGACGAAAGTGAGGATGACGATGCGGAGGAATCGAGCGTTTCGCAGACGAACGTGGCGATGCAGCTGTCGATCCGCGAGGATGGAAGCTTTTCGCTGTCGACCGACGATTTCGAGCCGTTCTCAACGCCAGCCTTCGCCGAAGAAGATCAGGAGGTGACGGCTTATGCCTTGGAGACGGCCCTCGAGCGGTATCTCAAGAAGGTGAAGCACCCGCTTCGGAAGGAACTGAGCTTCGATTCGGAGAGCTCGCTGTTCGCGGCGTCGTCCGACAATGCTGAAGCGATTGGAATGCTCGCGCAGCTGCTGATTACGTTTGCCACCAGCGACGAGCTTCGCGGTGAGTGGATGCGTGTCGACGACGCTTAG
- a CDS encoding peptide ABC transporter substrate-binding protein — MPQALRKWFPYVMLLLAIAGVGWAINFSELPPADFTFDNGSEIQTIDQARATGEPENRIINACFEGLLSTLPEAGWEQKYPFGENVPVSPQPAAAERFEVSEDGRVYTFHIRKSAKWSDGSPVTAHDFTFSWMRTLHPETASQYSFQLHYLVGALEYNTAVVKLGDPLEIELDLPASQGGRRDPIQLFPRSKIVRGQLVRMVDPAPLEHAADVDADTRAAKDAKHLEARVFIVNVAEPGAREELRAFSLDVPRSQKLFSELPIEPAHHVLPDFEKTVGVKALDDHTLEVTLINRTAYFPALTAFYPLYPVNRKCVETFGSPDWTKPENIVGNGPFKLQFRRIRDRIRLVKSDTYWDAANVKLNIIDALAIKSETTALNLYLKGNLDWATIVPAATIPTIKKDYADQFHTAPQLTVYFYRINTTHPSLKNPKLRKALSLAIDKQNIVEFITKAGESPAWTIVPPGLTGYEGPPPLAYDIAQAKALLAEAGYPDGSGLPPIEILYNDVDLHRTIAERIQQMWRQNLGIEAKLRGLEWGVYLDAQQNLAYQVCRAGWVADYPDPNTFLDLWTSENTHNQTGWKNPAYDKLIAAAAIEADTQKRMSLFRDAEKILLEECPILPVYFYVSKNMVKTRVKGFCPNVLNYHPLKIIRIEEPATASAAIPGTDFYRGDSSVISGNQSHRAVAQGGAR, encoded by the coding sequence GTGCCCCAAGCACTACGGAAGTGGTTTCCTTACGTGATGCTCCTGCTCGCCATTGCTGGCGTCGGCTGGGCGATCAATTTTTCGGAACTCCCGCCAGCCGACTTTACGTTCGATAATGGCAGCGAGATTCAAACCATCGATCAAGCGCGCGCAACCGGCGAGCCCGAGAACCGCATCATCAATGCCTGCTTCGAAGGGCTCCTCTCGACCCTCCCGGAAGCAGGCTGGGAACAGAAATATCCCTTCGGCGAAAACGTGCCGGTCAGTCCCCAGCCAGCTGCAGCAGAGCGTTTCGAGGTCTCGGAAGATGGACGGGTCTATACGTTTCACATCCGCAAGTCGGCGAAGTGGAGCGACGGCTCGCCTGTCACCGCCCACGACTTCACGTTCAGCTGGATGCGCACGCTTCATCCGGAAACTGCATCGCAGTACTCGTTTCAGCTCCACTATCTAGTCGGCGCACTCGAGTACAACACCGCTGTCGTGAAGCTCGGCGATCCTCTCGAAATCGAACTCGATTTGCCCGCCAGCCAAGGTGGCCGCCGCGATCCGATTCAGCTCTTTCCGCGCAGTAAAATTGTCCGCGGCCAGTTGGTCCGAATGGTGGACCCCGCTCCGCTCGAGCATGCAGCCGACGTCGATGCCGACACGCGGGCTGCGAAAGATGCCAAGCATCTCGAGGCACGTGTGTTCATCGTGAATGTCGCCGAGCCAGGTGCCCGGGAAGAGCTGCGTGCTTTCTCGCTTGATGTGCCACGCTCGCAGAAACTTTTCAGTGAGCTGCCTATCGAGCCGGCGCATCATGTGCTTCCCGATTTCGAAAAAACGGTGGGAGTGAAAGCACTCGACGATCACACACTCGAAGTGACGCTCATCAACCGGACCGCCTATTTCCCTGCGCTCACGGCGTTCTATCCGCTTTATCCCGTGAATCGAAAATGCGTGGAAACCTTTGGATCACCCGACTGGACCAAGCCCGAAAATATCGTCGGAAATGGCCCGTTTAAGCTGCAATTTCGCCGCATTCGCGACCGCATCCGCTTGGTGAAGAGCGATACCTACTGGGATGCAGCGAACGTGAAACTCAACATCATCGACGCGCTCGCCATCAAGAGCGAAACCACCGCGCTCAATCTCTACCTCAAGGGAAACCTCGACTGGGCCACGATCGTTCCCGCAGCAACGATTCCGACGATTAAAAAAGACTATGCCGACCAGTTCCATACCGCGCCGCAGTTGACGGTCTACTTCTATCGAATCAACACCACGCATCCGTCGCTCAAGAATCCCAAATTGCGGAAAGCGCTTTCGCTGGCGATCGACAAACAAAACATCGTCGAGTTCATTACCAAAGCGGGGGAATCCCCTGCTTGGACGATCGTTCCGCCAGGCCTTACCGGCTATGAAGGTCCACCACCTCTGGCCTACGACATTGCTCAAGCCAAAGCGCTGCTGGCCGAAGCGGGCTATCCCGATGGAAGTGGCTTGCCGCCGATTGAAATCCTTTACAACGATGTCGATCTCCATCGGACCATCGCCGAACGGATCCAGCAAATGTGGCGACAGAATCTCGGGATCGAGGCGAAGTTGCGTGGACTCGAATGGGGTGTCTATCTCGATGCTCAGCAGAACCTCGCCTATCAAGTCTGTCGCGCTGGCTGGGTCGCCGACTATCCCGATCCCAACACGTTCCTCGATCTCTGGACCTCCGAGAATACGCACAATCAGACCGGCTGGAAGAACCCCGCGTACGACAAACTGATTGCTGCGGCGGCCATCGAAGCCGACACACAAAAACGGATGTCGCTGTTCCGCGATGCCGAGAAGATCTTGCTCGAAGAATGTCCGATCTTGCCGGTCTACTTCTACGTTTCTAAAAACATGGTGAAGACACGAGTGAAAGGTTTTTGCCCGAACGTGCTGAACTATCATCCGCTCAAAATCATCCGCATCGAAGAACCTGCAACTGCCTCGGCAGCAATTCCGGGGACCGATTTCTATCGCGGCGATTCCTCAGTGATTTCGGGCAACCAGAGCCACCGCGCTGTTGCCCAAGGAGGAGCCCGCTAG
- the argS gene encoding arginine--tRNA ligase, with protein sequence MNLIELLRQRFAVSLATIDSDTAPLLAMIRPSQDAKFGDYQANFAMPLKAKLGKAPQQIAADVIAATKLDDLCEPATVAGPGFINLKFRDSWLEERLNLAVSDPQLGIAPTAQPRTYIVDFSSPNVAKPMHVGHIRSTVIGDSLCKILRALGHHVVSDNHLGDWGTQFGMIIYGIKHFADTQAYKSSPVKELGRLYKLVHKLVDYRESLAAIPTTQEKLAAREAELATASNQPPSADKAVAKKAAQALAKLQLQVKEQREALAALQSKIAAMDADPLLSKLVQAHPTIDADVLAETAKLHAGDSENRQIWHEVLPFCREEIQRIYKRLSVTFDEELGESFYHDRLEKVVDDLAAKGLARESQGATAVFLEGFDAPMLVRKRDGAFLYATTDLATIQYRQERWKPDAIWYVVDHRQSEHFDKLFIAAKAWGYTNTDLTHVKFGTVLGDDGKPFKTRSGDTVGLDGLLDEAISRALAIVQSSSSDLSPEEQQQVAERVGIGALKYADLSQNRTSDYTFSYDKMLQMNGNTATYMQYSYARVRSIFSRGNIDIAALRTSGALIALTEPAERALGLSLLRFEEALAEAVATAMPHHLTTYLFDLAKSYSTFFENCKVLKADDEATKNSRLLLCDLTARTIKHGLSLLGIDVVERM encoded by the coding sequence ATGAACCTGATCGAGCTCCTTCGCCAGCGTTTTGCAGTTTCTCTGGCCACGATCGATAGCGACACCGCGCCGCTGCTGGCGATGATCCGCCCGTCGCAAGATGCCAAGTTTGGCGACTACCAAGCCAACTTCGCCATGCCGCTGAAAGCCAAGCTCGGCAAAGCTCCACAGCAGATCGCCGCCGACGTGATCGCCGCCACCAAGCTCGACGATCTTTGCGAGCCTGCGACCGTCGCTGGACCGGGGTTCATCAACCTGAAGTTCCGCGACAGCTGGCTCGAAGAGCGATTGAACCTCGCGGTGAGCGATCCTCAATTAGGGATCGCACCGACAGCACAGCCACGCACTTATATTGTCGACTTCTCGAGCCCCAATGTCGCCAAGCCGATGCATGTCGGCCATATCCGCTCGACCGTGATTGGCGATTCGCTCTGCAAGATTCTCCGTGCCCTGGGGCACCATGTGGTGAGCGACAATCACCTCGGCGACTGGGGGACGCAGTTCGGCATGATCATCTACGGCATCAAACACTTTGCCGATACCCAGGCTTATAAGTCGTCGCCTGTCAAAGAACTCGGCCGGCTCTATAAGCTGGTGCATAAGTTGGTCGACTATCGCGAAAGCCTCGCTGCGATCCCGACGACGCAAGAGAAGCTCGCCGCGCGCGAAGCGGAACTTGCTACCGCCAGCAATCAGCCACCAAGTGCTGATAAAGCAGTCGCCAAAAAAGCAGCCCAAGCGCTTGCCAAGCTGCAGCTGCAAGTGAAAGAGCAGCGCGAAGCGCTCGCCGCTCTCCAGAGCAAAATCGCTGCGATGGATGCCGATCCTCTGCTCTCGAAACTTGTACAGGCGCATCCCACCATCGATGCCGATGTGCTGGCCGAAACAGCTAAGCTGCATGCCGGCGACAGTGAGAATCGCCAGATCTGGCACGAAGTGTTGCCGTTTTGTCGCGAAGAGATTCAGCGGATTTACAAGCGACTTTCGGTCACCTTCGACGAAGAGCTAGGGGAAAGTTTCTATCACGATCGCCTCGAAAAAGTGGTCGACGATCTCGCCGCCAAAGGTCTCGCGCGCGAAAGCCAAGGGGCGACTGCAGTCTTCCTCGAAGGCTTCGATGCGCCGATGCTGGTGCGCAAGCGCGACGGCGCGTTTCTCTACGCCACCACCGATCTCGCGACCATTCAGTATCGCCAAGAGCGATGGAAGCCCGATGCGATTTGGTATGTCGTCGATCATCGTCAGTCGGAACATTTCGACAAGCTCTTTATTGCTGCCAAAGCGTGGGGCTACACAAACACCGACCTCACCCACGTGAAGTTTGGCACCGTACTGGGAGACGACGGCAAGCCGTTCAAAACACGCAGTGGCGACACGGTAGGACTCGACGGTTTGCTCGACGAAGCGATCAGCCGCGCCCTGGCGATTGTGCAGTCCAGCAGTAGCGATCTTTCGCCCGAAGAGCAGCAGCAAGTGGCTGAACGTGTTGGCATTGGTGCGCTCAAGTATGCCGACTTGTCGCAGAATCGTACGAGCGACTACACGTTCAGCTACGACAAGATGCTGCAGATGAACGGCAACACCGCCACGTATATGCAGTACAGCTATGCGCGCGTGCGAAGTATTTTCTCGCGCGGAAACATCGATATCGCAGCGCTCCGAACGAGTGGAGCACTGATCGCTTTGACTGAACCAGCCGAACGAGCGCTCGGTCTATCGCTGCTGCGGTTCGAAGAAGCACTTGCCGAAGCTGTTGCCACGGCCATGCCGCATCACTTAACGACGTACCTGTTTGACCTCGCGAAAAGCTACAGCACCTTCTTTGAGAACTGCAAGGTACTGAAGGCTGACGACGAAGCGACTAAAAACAGCCGACTGCTGCTGTGCGACCTGACGGCTCGCACCATCAAGCACGGCCTCTCGCTTCTGGGTATCGACGTCGTCGAGCGGATGTAA
- a CDS encoding CAP domain-containing protein: protein MMKRFLCLAVIFALAGRLIADDAATAKSEEASTNQASTATAKDNAVQEVPLHQHPTILKMLKRNNEIRARLGLRPHRINPALTQAAQDHARYMARTRDFSHYSNGGPQYRAGRFSFRGFVRENIAWNYRDVDQTFNAWQASGGHYASIVSDSTEAGFGYAVSSTGETYWVGVYGNGTKEDIQIATKQLEKEAAELAAKEYAAAQKAAAEEGDVKLAVAEETDGAKTVVKPASVEMPVTPMAAPMSKAPMGGM, encoded by the coding sequence ATGATGAAGCGATTTCTTTGCCTGGCAGTGATCTTTGCACTCGCCGGACGTTTGATTGCTGACGATGCCGCGACCGCGAAGAGCGAGGAAGCATCGACCAATCAAGCGTCGACTGCGACGGCGAAGGACAATGCCGTGCAGGAGGTTCCGCTCCACCAGCATCCCACGATCCTGAAGATGCTGAAGCGGAATAACGAAATCCGCGCCCGCCTGGGGCTCCGTCCCCACCGTATCAACCCCGCCCTGACGCAGGCCGCTCAAGACCACGCCCGCTACATGGCCCGTACTCGCGACTTCAGCCACTACAGCAATGGTGGACCGCAGTACCGAGCCGGTCGGTTTAGCTTCCGTGGTTTCGTTCGCGAAAACATCGCCTGGAACTACCGCGATGTCGACCAGACCTTCAACGCCTGGCAAGCCAGCGGCGGACACTACGCCTCGATCGTCAGCGACTCGACCGAAGCCGGCTTTGGCTACGCGGTTTCGTCGACCGGCGAAACCTACTGGGTCGGTGTGTACGGCAACGGCACCAAGGAAGATATCCAAATCGCGACCAAACAGCTCGAGAAAGAAGCTGCCGAACTCGCCGCCAAGGAATACGCTGCTGCCCAAAAAGCAGCCGCTGAAGAAGGCGACGTGAAACTCGCGGTCGCTGAAGAAACCGATGGGGCCAAGACGGTGGTGAAACCAGCCTCCGTCGAAATGCCTGTCACCCCTATGGCTGCTCCTATGTCGAAGGCCCCTATGGGTGGCATGTAA